The following nucleotide sequence is from Ailuropoda melanoleuca isolate Jingjing chromosome 12, ASM200744v2, whole genome shotgun sequence.
ttgggGTCATTTGAGGCCCAGAAGGTTTTTTAAGTGGCTGTAAGTGTTCTTCGGGTGGACCTGGGATTTGTTGTCTCTTTGGGAACTGGGGCCCTAGCTTTTCCTCGGAGAAGAAGAATACAGTCGTTTTGGGGGCGAGTGAGCTGCCAGATCAGAGTTGGGTCCATGGTCTCTCCTCCTTAACTCTGCAGGGAGTCGACATCCGCCACAACAAGGACCGAAAGGTCCGGCGCAAGGAGCCCAAGAGCCAGGACATCTACCTGAGACTGTTGGTCAAGGTGAGGCTGAGGCCTGAGACCCTTGTAGCTTCTAGAACCGGCGTTCTTGTATTGGGCCCCGGGCTGCTCCAGGGGCTGCGGGGCAGGCGCACATCTGTGGTTCTGCCCAAGGCTTCTGGAGGTTTGATGTTTTCAGCCTCTGGGCTGCATACAGCTCAGGACGGGGGAGGGAATTTGGGGGCTCTCTGGGGCTCAGTGGGATGGGGGGAAAGCCATGTTTGTCTTTCAATTGAaggttgtgggggaggggtgtgggctGCCCTGGGttcccattcttccttttctctcctccagctCTACAGGTTTCTGGCCAGACGAACCAACTCTACCTTTAACCAAGTCGTGTTGAAGAGGTTGTTCATGAGTCGTACCAACCGGCCACCTCTGTCCCTTTCCCGGATGGTGAGGGGCTGATTGGGGGAACGACTGGATTGTGTCTTAGAgctgggcttggggaggggggcttgggGCCTGAACATCAGCTGGTTTACTTCACCCTGTGGTGGACACAGAGCTCTGACCCTTGACCCTGGGGTTGTAGCTGAACAGCAGTGGGTATTTGAGTGGCTTGAGCTCATGTCTTTGTGAAGTGGGGCAGTTGTGGTGGCTTCAAGTCACTGAGGCCGGTCTTACATGTCCTAAGCTCTCGAAGGAGAGATCAGTTAAAGGGACTGTGCTTGCATTTTGTCTCCCGGCGTTTTTCCCGGGCTGGACCCGAGATTAGGCCTGTGTTGGTTGAGAGGTGAGGCATGGGTGGGTTTATCCCCTTCAGGGCCCAACCATCTGCATCCTCGGGAAGCCTGACGCAGTGGGGTTGGATTTAAACACCGGAAGGAGCTTCCTTAGTGTGTATTTGTCCTCCCCCCAAAGATCCGGAAGATGAAGCTGCCGGGCCGGGAAAACAAAACTGCCGTGGTTGTAGGGACCATCACTGATGACGTGCGCGTCCAGGAGGTGCCCAAACTGAAGGTGAGCACGGAGGGGGCTCGAGCGTGGTGGTGGGCAGGAGCCCAGGGTCACAAGTAGGGTCTGTGGACCTGCTCATGTCGTCACTCTGCTGACGCCCCTGTCAGAGGTGCCGTGAGGCTTGTGCATCCCCAGTCTCCTCTCTCCTCCGGGCGCGGCAGGCATCACACCTGCTAGTCCAGGTGGCTTTCAGGATTGGAGGGAGATAGTCCTTGGCATTAGCCGTCGTGGGTGTTCCCAGGCAGGACCCTTCTGGGTCCCTCCCTGATGGCGGTGCTGGTTCTCGAGCCTTACAGCCTGACACAAATTGGCCGAGAAATCTCGATTTGAAGCTTTTTAAtgtctctctttccttatctgtagtAAGTTCAGCTTGTTGGAGCCTCAAAGGGGGGTTTGGATATAAATTGGTAAGAATAGTTCTTGTCAGCTGGGGAAACTCTCTCTAGTGGTGGTGTTACTGGGGTCTGCAAGCAGCTAGATGCCTTTTCTGGGCCAGGGCCATGGAGCGGAaggcccagcagcccctgggggGCCTTAGGGGGTCTGACCATGCCTGTCCCGTGTGTTCCCCAGGTGTGCGCGCTGCGCGTGAGCAGCCGTGCCCGGAGCCGCATCCTCAAAGCTGGAGGCAAGATCCTCACCTTTGACCAGTTGGCCCTGGACTCCCCCAAGGGCTGTGGCACCGTCTTGCTCTCTGGTGAGTGATGTTTACTGGCTCCCATGGCGACTTCTTGGAGTTGGGTCCCTGCCTGATcccatctttcccttcctcttcccaggTCCACGCAAGGGCCGAGAGGTGTACAGGCATTTCGGCAAGGCCCCGGGAACCCCGCACAGCCACACCAAGTGAGTATGCCCAGCCCTGCCATCTGGCTCTGGCTTTTCCCGGGACCCCACCCTGTGGATCTGGGCCTTGCCACACTTCCGGCCCCTTCACACtggtccagccccagccctccctaGAACTCCCCACCTCATCTTCCCCGCATTTTCCTCAAGGCTTGGCTTAAAGCTATTCCTACCTGTTGCTGAGATGTCTGCACGGCCAGCCCTATAAATGCAGTGTTCAGGGCCTGTGCCAGGCTGCGGTCTGCATCTCCCAGATGGAGTCAGCTTGCCCTTCCCAGCTTTCCCAGCAGGCTACTCGGTGTCACCCTCCCCCCATGTCCCTGTGCTGCTCCGTTAGAGCTGCTCAGGAGTTTCTCAGCCTGTAAGCTTGCCCTGTCCCTGACTCTGGCGCTGGCACACGCtcaccctcttctccctccccacagacCCTACGTGAGATCCAAGGGCCGGAAGTTCGAGCGGGCCAGAGGCCGCAGGGCCAGCCGAGGCTACAAAAACTAACCCCAGATCCTGCCttgttattaaaaagattttgaatGCTGATGGTTCTCTGTGTTGGTGGGGGATGGAAAGGGGTGGGAGCCTTAGGGCAAGTCAGGGAGTAGGACGCAGTGCCCATCTCCATGGATACCAGCGGGGAGGAGCCCTTCCCTCTGCCGGGGAGGAGTCCAGCTCTACCTGCAGGCGCCCTCTGCAGGTTTTGGTGTGTGCTTGTCCATCTTGAACTGTTGGACCCTTGCGGGCCCCCATGGCCAATGTCCCGCCCCCTTAATAAGGTGGTGACAGGTGTTTCTGCACctgtttccccccccccattagCCACACCTGCTGCTCCCAGCTAGGGCTGGTGGGTGGGGTGTGGACCAGGAAGTGCAGAGGGGGCGGGACcgcggtgggggaggggtacGTGGGAACAGGTGAGTTGCTCCCCTTTTTCCCAAAGCTTGAGTCTGGCGGGCTATTTGACCCTGGGCCAGTAACCCGATGAGTGTGTTTCCCGGGCTGGGGCCTTCCCGTACCCGCACTTTAGGCCTTTCCCAGGCACCTGCCGTGTGGGGCCCTCCTCTGTTTACACAAGGGGTTGGGTTCCCCGGATCCCAGGCTAAAACCTGATGAATGAGGCCAGACGgcaggaagaagagcagaaataaaagcaGGAGGTTTCCAGACCCCTATTCTGACCTCCAAAAAGGCAAGACAAGGAGGGAAAGGGGATGGGGGTCTGGACACGTTGAGGGAGCTGGATGGGGTGAGGGAGTCCTGGGTCTATTCCTCTTCTCTTTGTAGGCCTTGCCGCTGTGCTGTGGAGGAAGGAAGCCGTCTGGGTGTGTGATTGGAAGGAAGGGCTGCTGGTTAGCAGGGATCAGGGGTCCACAGGCCAGAGGGTGGGTCAGGAGCTTCAAAGGGTGGTCCTCGGCCAGgaataggtggatggatggtCAGCTAGCAGGAGCTAGTGGGATTCAGGCAGAAACCCAGACAGGTCAGCTCGGCCAGGGATCAGCATAGATCCGAGGGCAGCCCAAGACAATTCTGGTTGGGAGACCAGGCGGGCAGCCAGTCCAAGGAACAGCAGTGGCTAATCAGGCCCTCCATCTAGATGGGCCACTGAGGTCATGGGCCAGTTCCATGGTAATGAAAGCCCCTGTTGAGTGTATCCTTCACTGTAGCAGCCCAAGTAGGTGTGACACCCCAGGGGCAGAGCCCCCAAGCGACAGAGACAGACTTCCTTCCCTGGTTGCGGAGGGTGATGCCCAGACTTTGGGCTGGAGCGCATTCTTCCCAAACCGAGAGAGCAGGGCCAAAGGGGAGGTGCCCAGGATGGTCAGTCTGTGAGAGCCTGTGAGCCAGCCACCAGTTGTCAGGAAAAGCGTTCTGCTGGACCCGGCCGCGTGCTCCACCGGGCGGTCAGATATGGACATTGTCAGCTGGAAGCAGACGATGTCTGCCAAATGAGCAAGAAGAGGACTGGAGAGGGTCAGTTATATGTGCTATCAGTCAGGGGCAAATAGGCAGCCCACTTTGCTTTTAGTTAGGAACATTCGGGTGGTAGGAGACAAGCAGACAGCCTGTGGCTGTTGCCTGGAGACGGTCGGCCAGTCAGCTGGACCTTCAGCCTGACCGAGACTGAACCAGTGAACGGGTCCGTGGGGGCCTCGAAGGGCCAGGAGGCTGGAGATTGAAGTGTGCAGAGGAGCAGCTGATAGGTCCCACAGCTGACGACAGTGTCGAAGGGACAGCCTGAGCCACACGTGGGGCCCACGGCAGGGTCAGCCGGCCTACCCGAGACAGCTGGCAGGGAGCTCCTATGGCCAGCCTGTCGGCGCGGCGGCCAGAGGCAGGCGGGTGGTCGGTCTGAGCAGCCCACGCCCTGGGCAGTGTGATTGTCAGGACGGTGAACCAGGGACACAGGGAGCCACCCGGACCTTCACGGAGCATCCGGCCACATAGAATCTGCCTGTCAGGAGACCCCCAGATGGTCAGTCCCCCGGAGGTGGCCAAAGCCTCGGCCAGCCAGCCTCACAGTCCTCCCACCTGAGCAGCCCCATGGCAGCCTCCCAGTTGGCGGCGCTGGAAGGAGATGAGTCGGGGGCCGGGGGGCTGCCCTTGACCGAGGCCAGCCCCGGCTTCCTGTACTCCGAGGGCCAGCGGCTGGCTCTGGAGGCTCTGCTGAGCAAGGGCGCAGAGGCATTCGAGGCCTGCGTGCAGCGCGAGGGTCTGCGGCCCTTCCTGGGCGGGGAAGAGCTCCGGAGCCTGGCGGCGGCGGCCGAAGACTGGACTGCATGCAAGCAGCCACCAGGCAGGGTGGCAGAGGGAGCCACCGCCACCGATCGGGACTCCGGCAGCCTGACTTACTGGCCCGGACAGTCAGACGAGCTGGTGCCCACGCTGCGGCTGGGCTGGCCAGAGGACCCGACCTGGAAGGGAATCACCCGGGCACAGCTGTATACCCAGCCACCTGACGAGGGCCACCCGCCCCTCAAGGAACTTGTGCGCCAGGAAATCCAGGCCGCCTGCAAGGTGGGGGTTTCAGGGGGCCTGCTGTCCACTCCTCAGACCCAGACATCCTCACATGCCAGCTCCCGAACCTGGGAGTGGCGCATCCCCTGGGGCCCAGGCGTCTCCCCCGTGCCCCTCTGGGACTTGTGAATCCACACCTCTCAACCCTCAGGTTCCAGGTGTCCACATCCCCTAGacctcaccctcaccctctcTCCAAGGCCTAGGTCCCCCTGGACGTCCATGCCCCTTGGACCTAATTATGACCTCTTGGTCTCAATCATCTATCCCGCCgcactccccccccaccctgagGGTAGGTGTCTCCAACCCTCCCTACCATGGAGGGCCCAGAAGTCCTCCCTACAGCTCCCCAGAGACACTGTTCTTTATCTAACAGCTTTGTCCTGCCAGCTcccatgctaagtgctttacatgggTTAGCATTTATAATCGTCAAGAGGGTCTTACTATACCAAGTgaggagagatggggaaactgaggcacgggagGTTAAGTCTCTCACCAGTAAGTGGCCGAGTGGGGTTCCAAACCAAGGCTC
It contains:
- the RPL18 gene encoding 60S ribosomal protein L18, with the protein product MGVDIRHNKDRKVRRKEPKSQDIYLRLLVKLYRFLARRTNSTFNQVVLKRLFMSRTNRPPLSLSRMIRKMKLPGRENKTAVVVGTITDDVRVQEVPKLKVCALRVSSRARSRILKAGGKILTFDQLALDSPKGCGTVLLSGPRKGREVYRHFGKAPGTPHSHTKPYVRSKGRKFERARGRRASRGYKN